One genomic segment of Pelagerythrobacter marensis includes these proteins:
- a CDS encoding heparinase II/III domain-containing protein: MSRLLRRAASLATAPVSALALALALTASGAPLHAQAAAEASPVGENMPPLYADEFARARAFVGEMMEAGVVVPQPRDPGGGYTHEQHKRNYRAILLAGQLYRITGDRPYADYVREMLLAYADLYPTLGEHPARSNQYSGRLFWQVLNDAVWLVHAVQGYAEIRDTLTAADRERIDSRVFRPAAHFLSVESQSTFDRIHNHATWATAGVGMTGYLLGDRDMVDRALLGSDKSGEAGFLRQTELLFSPDGYYAEGPYYQRYALMPFMVFADAIARNDPDRRIFEHRDGILLKALRTTVQLTYGGYFFPFNDAMKDKSLRTEELYHGIAIAYAQTRDPALLSIAQMQDRTVLTPAGQLVAADLAAGRAEPFPFRSMLLRDGPQGEQGAVAILREGEGPRHTALVAKNSSQGMGHGHFDKLSWQLYDNGHEIVRDYGAARFLNIEAKQGGRYLPENETWAKQTVAHNALVVDRRSHFDGKVKPASAVAPEQLHFSDEPGLQVTSARVDGAYTGVGIVRTLVMADVPGLESPVVFDLVTAESDAPHSYDLPLHYQGAVIELGFPVESHVAARPVLGEDHGYQHVWVDATGRPDAGDGALTWLLDGRFYTYRFATDGATQAILGQVGANDPEFNLRREPLILLRREGAGGTTFATLLESHGRYDGAAEQTVASRSRVAAMRHHRQGGKDIVVLTLKDGGQVALAVSHDADPAARHRATIDGQQLAWTGFAAIVEIGRGGN, from the coding sequence GTGAGCCGCCTGTTGCGCCGCGCCGCTTCGCTGGCGACTGCCCCTGTCTCCGCACTGGCGCTCGCGCTGGCGCTGACCGCATCCGGTGCGCCGCTGCATGCGCAGGCCGCTGCCGAAGCCAGCCCGGTCGGTGAAAATATGCCGCCCCTCTATGCCGACGAATTTGCGCGCGCGCGCGCCTTTGTCGGCGAGATGATGGAAGCCGGCGTGGTCGTGCCCCAGCCGCGCGATCCGGGCGGCGGCTACACCCACGAACAGCACAAGCGCAATTATCGCGCGATCCTGCTGGCCGGGCAGCTTTACCGCATCACGGGGGATCGGCCCTACGCGGACTATGTGCGCGAAATGCTGCTGGCCTATGCCGATCTCTACCCCACGCTCGGCGAGCATCCGGCGCGCAGTAACCAGTATTCGGGCCGCCTGTTCTGGCAGGTGCTCAACGATGCGGTCTGGCTGGTCCACGCAGTGCAGGGCTATGCCGAGATCCGCGACACGCTGACCGCCGCCGACCGCGAGCGGATCGACAGCCGGGTATTTCGCCCCGCTGCGCATTTCCTTTCGGTCGAATCGCAAAGCACGTTCGACCGGATCCACAACCACGCGACCTGGGCGACCGCCGGGGTCGGGATGACCGGGTACCTGCTGGGCGACCGGGACATGGTAGACCGCGCGCTGCTGGGATCGGACAAGAGCGGCGAAGCCGGGTTCCTGCGCCAGACCGAGCTGTTGTTCTCGCCCGACGGATATTATGCCGAAGGCCCGTATTATCAGCGTTACGCCCTGATGCCGTTCATGGTCTTTGCCGACGCGATCGCGCGCAACGACCCCGATCGCCGCATCTTCGAACATCGCGACGGCATTCTGCTGAAGGCGCTGCGCACCACGGTCCAGCTTACTTACGGCGGCTACTTCTTCCCCTTCAACGATGCGATGAAGGACAAGAGCCTGCGGACCGAGGAACTCTACCACGGCATTGCCATCGCCTATGCCCAGACCCGCGATCCGGCCCTGCTGTCGATCGCACAGATGCAGGATCGCACGGTCCTGACCCCGGCGGGTCAGTTGGTCGCGGCCGATCTGGCCGCCGGCCGGGCGGAGCCGTTTCCGTTCCGCTCCATGCTGCTGCGCGACGGGCCGCAGGGCGAACAGGGCGCGGTTGCGATCCTGCGCGAAGGCGAGGGGCCGCGGCACACCGCGCTGGTGGCGAAGAATTCGTCGCAAGGCATGGGCCACGGCCATTTCGACAAGCTCAGCTGGCAGCTTTACGACAACGGGCACGAGATCGTGCGCGATTACGGCGCGGCGCGGTTCCTCAATATCGAGGCCAAGCAGGGCGGGCGCTACCTGCCCGAGAACGAGACCTGGGCCAAGCAGACCGTCGCGCACAATGCGCTGGTGGTCGACCGGCGCAGCCACTTCGACGGCAAGGTCAAACCGGCCAGCGCGGTCGCGCCCGAACAGCTCCATTTCTCGGACGAACCCGGCCTGCAGGTTACCAGCGCGCGCGTCGATGGCGCCTATACGGGGGTGGGGATCGTCCGCACGCTGGTGATGGCCGATGTGCCGGGGCTGGAAAGCCCGGTGGTGTTCGATCTCGTCACGGCAGAAAGCGATGCGCCGCATTCCTACGATCTGCCGCTCCATTACCAGGGCGCGGTGATCGAACTGGGCTTCCCGGTCGAAAGCCACGTCGCCGCGCGCCCGGTGCTGGGGGAAGATCACGGGTATCAGCATGTCTGGGTCGATGCGACCGGCCGGCCCGACGCGGGCGACGGGGCGCTGACCTGGCTGCTCGACGGGCGTTTCTACACTTATCGTTTCGCCACAGACGGCGCGACCCAGGCGATCCTGGGCCAGGTCGGGGCCAACGACCCCGAATTCAACTTGCGGCGCGAACCGCTGATCCTGCTGCGCCGCGAAGGTGCGGGCGGGACGACCTTCGCCACCCTGCTGGAAAGCCACGGGCGCTACGATGGCGCGGCGG